Within the Phycisphaerae bacterium genome, the region CAAAGCAACCACGCTGTCGGCGGCGGGTGCAGCCAGTGAGACCCTGTGGTTGGGGCAGGCAGGTACGGCCATGAGTCAAACCACCCCGTCTTCGAACCCCGCGGTGCTCCCGCGACGTGACTACGGGCGCACCGGAGTCCAACTGTCTATCATCGGGCTGGGGGGCATCGTGCTGGCGGGATTGGAGCAGCAGCGAGCCGACCGCATCGTGGCCGAGGCGGTGGAGCGCGGATTGAACTACTTTGACGTGGCCCCCACCTATGGCGACGCGGAATTGAAGCTCGGACCGGCGCTGGCGCCGTACCGCAAGCGGGCGTTCCTGGCCTGCAAGACCACCGAGCGGCGGCGCGAAGGCGCGGCGAGCGAGCTGAGACGTTCCTTGGAACGTCTTCGGACCGATTACCTCGACCTGTACCGGCTCCACGCTCTGACGGACGTACGGAAAGACGTCGACGCCGCGTTCGCTGAAGGCGGGGCGATGGAGGTGTTCATCGAAGCGAAGAAGAGCGGCAGGGTCCGGCACATCGGTTTCTCGGCTCACTCGGTCGAGGCCGCACTGGCGGCGATGGAGCGCTACGAATTCGACTCGATTCTGTACCCGGTCAATTTCGCCACGGATTACGCGAACGACTTCTCGCGGCAGGTCATCGAGACGGCTCGAAGAAAGGGCGTGGCCGTGCTGGCGCTGAAGGCCATGGCCCGCCAGGCGTGGCAAGAGCATGATTCGCGGCGAGCCGCCTACAACAAGTGCTGGTACGAACCCCTGACTGACCCGCGCGAGGCCGAGTTGGGCGTGCGATACACGCTCAGCCGGCCGGTGACCGCTGCGGTGCCGCCGGGCGAGGAGTCACTCTTCCGCCTCGCCATGGACGTTGCCATGCGTTTTCAACCGATTCGGCCGAGCGAGGCCGAGGAACTGAAAACCTTGACTGCCACCCTCAAGCCGATTTTCCCCAAGGTCTGATCGCGAGGAGGTACCATCATGGCCGCATTCTCCAGGGTTGCGTGCTTCGTGGTCCTGGCGACGTTGCTGCCGGCATGTTCGCCGGCCGCGCAGGTGTGCGAGGATGTCCCCTTTCGACAGGTGCGGGCGATTCATTTCAAGAACGAGGTGGATCTGTCGGATTATGAACTTCGCACGGTCCGTGTGGACCGCGACGGGAAAGTGCTGATCAACACCAACAGGGGTCTGCTCAAGGGCTACGATGGTCGACTGGTCCGTTACCGGGAGCTGGCCGGTATATCCGAGCTGGATCACTACGATCTGGAGCTGCTCAAGGGCAAATTCGTCTTCCTGACGGACAAGATGCTTCTGCCCCTTCACGGCGCGGGTGTCGATTTTCACCACAATACGGAATCGCAATGGACTCGGTTGGCCGCCGCGGCTTCCGGCCACTACCTGCTTCTGTCAAAGGCCAAGATTGCTGAGATCGCGGGGGGCAAGAATGCGCAGATCGACAATCCCGGCTTCAGCGAAGTGATTCTGTGCCCCTTCGACCGTATGTTCGTCCTGTACGCGACCGACAAGCTGGCACGGTACCAAGGCGGCCGGCTCATCCCCCTGCCCGCCCCGCCCGCCAGAATCACTGGCGTGGTTCCAGCCTCCAACGGCGAGTTGAAGGTGGCGACGGATCAAGGCCTCTTCACCGTCACGGACAAGTCGGTGGTCGCCGATCTCCGGCCGTTGCCCTGGCAGGATCTGACTTGCATCACTCGGGATGCCGACGGGCGGCTCTGGATCGGATCAACCCGAGGAGCCTTCAGCCTCGACCATGCGGGAGAGATCAACTACTACGCCGGCCGCCGATGGCTCCAAGACGACCAAGTGATCGACATTCACGTCGATATGCGAAACGACGTCTATGTCCTCAACCGGCGAGGGCTTTCTCAGCTTCGCTTCGAGATGATGACCCTGGCGGACAAAGCCGCAATCGAACTGCGCAACCTGCGCCTCAATCACATCCGGTATGGGCTGGTCTCCGATGCCGAGCTTGTCGATGCCGATTATGCGCATCTGCGGCTGCACGATACGGACAACGACGGGCTGTGGTCGAGCCTGTACCTGGCCTCCGAGGCCTTTCGATTTGCCGTCACGGGGGCCGAGGACGCCCGTGAGAACGCGATTGACGGATTCGACGCGATCGAGCGACTCGTGACCATCACCTCCATTCCCGGTTTTCAGGCACGGACTTTTGAGCTCGAAGGGTACAAGCGCTCGGATCCGGAGCGGTGGCGGACCCGACCGCAACATGATTTCGAATGGAAGGGGCACACGTCGAGCGATGAGATCGTCGGCACGTTCTTCTTTCATTCGGTATTCTATGACACGGTGGCCAGGGATGACCCAGCTCTCAGAGAGCGTGTGGCGTCGGTCGTGAGGGCCATCACGAGCCACATTCTCGACCACAACCTGTATCTGGTTGACGTCGACGGCAAGCCCACCACCTGGGGGCGCTGGAACCCCGAATATGTCAACACGCCGGCCGTCGGCGGCGACCGGCGTCTGAACTCCATCGAAATCCTGTCGTTTCTCCAGCTTGCTTACCACGTCACCGGCTCGCAGCGGTTCAAAGATGCTTTCTACGACCTCGTCCGCAAGCACGGTTATGCGGACAATACGATCAATTACCTGCCCGACCCCAGGGGCGAATGGAATCACTCGGACGACGAACTCTATTGGCTGAGCTACTACAACCTCATCAAGCATTGCTTTGACGACAAGTTGAAGGCAACGTTCCTGAAGAGCGTTCGCGCCCACAAGGAGGCCACGCATCGCAAGAGGAACCCGGTGTGGAATTTCATCTTCGGCGGCGTGACGGGCGAGGCCATCGACTTGGAGGGAAGCATTTTTGTCCTGCGAAGGTTTCCGCTGGATAACCGGAATTGGCGGATGCAGAACTCGCATCGCCTGGACATCCGGATCGACGCCCGGCCGGGTGTGGAGCCGGAGGCCGCTGCCGTCCTGCCGCCCGATGAGCGGCGCATCCAGAAATGGAACGGCAACGAGATGGGCCTGGACGGCGGCGGGGATGGGAACAGCCCGGAGTCCGGAGCAGAGTACCTTCTGCCCTACTGGATGGGAAGGTACTTCGGGTTCATTACTGCTCCCAGGTAGGCTCCAGAGTGCGGCGGGACTCGGTCGCTACGGCGACCTCCACCCTGCCCCACCCTCTGGTCCCGTTGATTCTCGCGCACGCACGGAAACCGCGGCGCCGGCTGTCCGTTCAAGGTGTGGGACCGCTGACGGGGAGAGCCGGTTGGGTGCCCACAATCCGGACGTTCGTTGAAAGATAGATCATCCGGCCCTTGACTTCGTAGACGGCTTCGCCGAAGACGGCCGCAAAGCCCTTCTCCGGCTGCTTCAATCGGTACTCGTATTCCTCGCCCGCGGGATCAATGGCTTCCGGCCGCCACTTGGCGTCCCGGAAATCCTTGGTGGGCGATTCCGCAACCCAGGCCGAAACGCTGGAGGGCTTGACGTCCGACCAGATCGTCAACAGCAAGGTATCGCCGTCCTCCTTCATGTCCCAGGTGAGCTTGGGAAAATCGAGTTTGCCCGCTGCCTTCAGGGCAAAGGCCGACACGCTGCTGACCACCCGAACCATGTCGTTCAGGCCGTGGCCGACGTTCGGGACATAAAGGATGTACTTCTCGCCCTCCAGCCCGTCGTAGTACAAGTTGAGCGCGTCTAACGTCCAATAGCGGTCGTTGGTGCCCAGGAGAATGAGCTTGGGGATCTTCAGCCGCTTGCGGTACGAGTATGGATCGACAATAGCCAGCAGCTTCTGTCCCGTCTCGGTGTCGAGGCGATCCATGAGGTTCAGCCTGGTGTAATCGTCGATCTCCTCGCTGTATGTGCCGTACGTCTCCTTCTGGTGCTTCATCTGCTCTGCCATGTTGAGCACGTCGATGACCATCGGGGCGATGGCGACGACCCGTTTGTCGGAGGCACCCGTCAGCCAGGTGGTCCAGCCCCGCTTGGAGGCCCCCGTCACGATGAACTTCGAAATGTCGATCCTCCATTCCTTCTTTGCGAAGTCCTGGGCCGTGTCCATGGCCCGCACGGCGGCCTTGGTCATGGGCAGCAGAAGAGGCCATTCCTCATCGCCCGTTTTGAGGTACTCGTCGAAGGTCTTGGAAATGATCTGGTCCTCTTTCAAGCCCCCAAACATGGGTTGAAA harbors:
- a CDS encoding aldo/keto reductase, producing MKRRDFLKATTLSAAGAASETLWLGQAGTAMSQTTPSSNPAVLPRRDYGRTGVQLSIIGLGGIVLAGLEQQRADRIVAEAVERGLNYFDVAPTYGDAELKLGPALAPYRKRAFLACKTTERRREGAASELRRSLERLRTDYLDLYRLHALTDVRKDVDAAFAEGGAMEVFIEAKKSGRVRHIGFSAHSVEAALAAMERYEFDSILYPVNFATDYANDFSRQVIETARRKGVAVLALKAMARQAWQEHDSRRAAYNKCWYEPLTDPREAELGVRYTLSRPVTAAVPPGEESLFRLAMDVAMRFQPIRPSEAEELKTLTATLKPIFPKV
- a CDS encoding PhoPQ-activated protein PqaA family protein → MRKSMCAIVIVLPTVLCALARADLAGYIDKKDATYSWTTVSTSESDPESPIRYAELRMVSQTWRGIEWKHRMAVVCPLKPQTTSHALLIISGGSWREGQEQPKLDKDSREFKLATTIAGACGMPVAFVMHVPFQPMFGGLKEDQIISKTFDEYLKTGDEEWPLLLPMTKAAVRAMDTAQDFAKKEWRIDISKFIVTGASKRGWTTWLTGASDKRVVAIAPMVIDVLNMAEQMKHQKETYGTYSEEIDDYTRLNLMDRLDTETGQKLLAIVDPYSYRKRLKIPKLILLGTNDRYWTLDALNLYYDGLEGEKYILYVPNVGHGLNDMVRVVSSVSAFALKAAGKLDFPKLTWDMKEDGDTLLLTIWSDVKPSSVSAWVAESPTKDFRDAKWRPEAIDPAGEEYEYRLKQPEKGFAAVFGEAVYEVKGRMIYLSTNVRIVGTQPALPVSGPTP